The Streptomyces sp. NBC_00162 genome window below encodes:
- a CDS encoding LuxR C-terminal-related transcriptional regulator: MEHGIPDTPNGVQQLMSEHLQALSRLVAGGLADPAAAPAPAAAPAEKAPPDIRIRYHHGLEAIGAAIDEALADARKEILTAQPDGPRPGPVLDEALESVRRQIAGGIAMRTLYQHTTRFDEATKNYVRTVSDYGVQVRTLAEFFDRMIIVDESVAFISANETRTNAIAIREPAIVRFLKDIFERSWDRANPFPFVSTHATRAAEQVIPSLRNSISKLLVSGYPDKQIARRLGISERSLQGHIAAMKQELGAHTRIQFGYELGRNETTLIL, encoded by the coding sequence ATGGAACACGGAATTCCGGATACCCCGAACGGTGTGCAGCAGCTCATGTCCGAGCACCTGCAGGCGCTCTCCCGGCTTGTCGCGGGCGGCCTGGCCGACCCGGCCGCGGCACCGGCACCGGCCGCGGCACCGGCGGAGAAGGCTCCCCCCGACATCCGGATCCGCTATCACCACGGGCTCGAAGCCATTGGCGCCGCCATCGACGAGGCACTCGCCGATGCGCGCAAGGAGATCCTGACCGCTCAGCCCGACGGGCCGCGCCCAGGGCCGGTTCTTGACGAGGCCCTCGAATCCGTACGCCGCCAGATAGCGGGGGGCATTGCGATGCGCACCCTGTATCAGCACACCACGCGATTCGACGAAGCGACCAAGAATTACGTGCGGACCGTCTCCGATTATGGAGTCCAGGTCCGCACCCTGGCCGAATTCTTTGACCGGATGATCATCGTCGACGAAAGCGTCGCGTTCATTTCTGCGAATGAAACCCGTACCAACGCCATAGCCATCAGGGAGCCCGCCATCGTGCGCTTCCTCAAAGACATATTCGAGCGTTCCTGGGATCGGGCGAATCCCTTCCCCTTCGTTTCGACACATGCCACGAGGGCGGCCGAGCAGGTCATCCCATCACTCCGGAACTCCATCAGCAAACTGCTCGTCTCGGGCTATCCCGACAAGCAGATCGCACGCCGGCTCGGTATCAGCGAGAGATCACTGCAAGGGCATATCGCGGCGATGAAACAGGAACTGGGCGCGCACACCAGAATTCAGTTCGGCTATGAACTGGGCAGAAATGAGACCACGCTCATCCTGTGA
- a CDS encoding 3-oxoacyl-ACP synthase codes for MNATPVHLSAPRYVLGENPADHTSMANLTARAAELRMPAKASLWGWGTIHRTGKNLETLAVESGRATLAAAGAEPGQVDALILCSTRFPGGPRTHGGFVQAVMTGLGLGDAAFTGITLNRCTNLLVGLRLAQALVASGQHHTVLVVTTDRISDEAIRMENFALFSDGSAACLVSARPYGDNAYEILGGASAQDPPSLGWSNEISSDLARVVNDRILTPLDLTLKDVDGVLHPNLFKPIVVLKERQAGFSAGQLFLDNIPRVGHCFAADPLINLVDRAEAGQLRDGGHYLLASSVPGVRVGVLLRKLSAAQQPTSDETPES; via the coding sequence GTGAACGCCACCCCCGTCCATCTGTCCGCCCCCCGCTACGTCCTCGGCGAGAACCCGGCCGACCACACGTCCATGGCGAATCTGACCGCGCGCGCCGCCGAGCTGCGCATGCCGGCCAAGGCCTCGCTGTGGGGCTGGGGAACGATCCACCGCACCGGCAAGAACCTGGAGACGCTGGCCGTGGAAAGCGGCCGGGCGACGCTCGCCGCAGCCGGGGCGGAGCCCGGCCAGGTCGACGCCCTGATCCTCTGCTCGACCCGGTTTCCCGGCGGCCCCCGCACCCACGGGGGCTTCGTACAGGCGGTCATGACCGGCCTCGGGCTGGGTGATGCCGCTTTCACCGGCATCACCCTGAACCGCTGCACCAATCTGCTCGTCGGACTGCGCCTGGCACAGGCGCTGGTGGCTTCCGGGCAGCATCACACGGTGCTGGTCGTCACCACCGACCGGATCTCGGACGAGGCGATCCGGATGGAGAACTTCGCCCTGTTCAGCGACGGTTCGGCTGCCTGCCTGGTGAGCGCCCGGCCGTACGGAGATAACGCGTACGAGATCCTCGGCGGGGCCTCCGCCCAGGACCCGCCCTCGCTCGGCTGGTCCAACGAGATCAGCTCGGACCTGGCCCGGGTGGTCAACGACCGGATCCTCACGCCGCTCGATCTGACCCTCAAGGACGTCGACGGCGTACTGCACCCGAACCTCTTCAAGCCGATCGTCGTGCTGAAGGAGCGCCAGGCCGGATTCAGCGCCGGGCAGTTGTTCCTGGACAACATCCCCCGCGTCGGACACTGCTTCGCGGCCGACCCCCTGATCAACCTCGTGGACCGCGCCGAGGCGGGACAACTGCGCGACGGCGGTCACTACCTCCTGGCGTCGAGCGTGCCGGGCGTACGGGTCGGCGTACTCCTGCGCAAACTCTCCGCCGCCCAGCAGCCGACGAGCGACGAAACCCCGGAGTCCTGA
- a CDS encoding iron-containing redox enzyme family protein encodes MNAHTGFPLPDLTTSLPRAAFRFSPKAAEDAAAVIEAGPAGIFRQLLDDQESETTRLVARRTLHAFLPAAEDEAPADADAIAARVRRARTAIEPALAGLRERGPQTYGLVLRQRAPLMLLAGCWLDDVSQTATQPSVIVNRLFGQHFFLQGEGTPERGLLARRRRALAELEVHLPGIETADFLKETEARPLTALHASFYLALSRLPASFLPEVVGVHYAVNALGVDDLLLGTDTPFLAEAEARTLLAEYLRLTESSPTGARDRERMTASIELVLRLEQEHTALLGELADWHDGLSLDAKVGRIVARHAPYAGRQHRSVRLGDRKLSEWLDDENMDLAAFVGQFREARQMKPAREGVCRFLRSIKFGGPMFGIFDEHEAAVFTQWAQAIAAGEPADLDFRPNTAGDGQALAWTEALRDSDPDDTVLAEAPAGLDDRQLFHRVVNIEQFPHILGTARDRAEANLADAELLFTHGSGGTLTDAEYFDYTPEALMARVDAIYWDKLVDPYQPLTEIPDRDTVIFEQSTFALGSLIDGTWAQRIGNLGRNHRQSDHMLFSIYADEMGRGDLDKNHITLIHQVLASMDIHLPHIRQDEFLEQGDLPDGLYGFSIHQVCLALFPDTLYNEILGYNLGIEMFGLGAMRLHEIQKLRRHNLDAGYEQAHLSIDNFSAGHARQSADIIVSYLDGIRRNSGEEAVQREWRRIWRGYASFAYFVEHKLVAQVSAGQPAATPAEEDAGLLI; translated from the coding sequence ATGAACGCGCACACCGGATTTCCCCTTCCGGACCTGACCACCTCCCTGCCCCGCGCGGCCTTCCGGTTCAGCCCGAAGGCCGCCGAGGACGCCGCCGCAGTCATCGAGGCCGGACCCGCCGGCATCTTCCGGCAACTCCTCGACGACCAGGAGAGCGAGACGACTCGCCTCGTCGCCCGCCGGACCCTGCACGCCTTCCTGCCCGCGGCCGAGGACGAGGCCCCTGCGGACGCCGACGCGATCGCCGCCCGCGTCCGGCGGGCCCGCACCGCCATCGAACCGGCCCTCGCCGGCCTGCGCGAGCGCGGCCCGCAGACGTACGGCCTCGTCCTGCGCCAGCGCGCACCCCTCATGCTGCTCGCCGGCTGCTGGCTGGACGATGTCTCGCAGACCGCCACCCAACCGTCGGTCATCGTCAACCGGCTCTTCGGCCAGCACTTCTTCTTGCAGGGCGAGGGCACCCCCGAGCGCGGGCTGCTCGCCCGGCGGCGGCGGGCGCTCGCCGAGCTCGAGGTGCACCTGCCCGGGATCGAGACCGCGGACTTCCTGAAGGAGACCGAGGCGCGCCCGCTGACCGCGCTGCACGCCTCCTTCTACCTCGCGCTCTCCCGGCTGCCCGCGTCGTTCCTGCCCGAAGTGGTGGGCGTGCACTACGCCGTGAACGCCCTGGGCGTCGACGATCTGCTGCTGGGTACGGACACTCCCTTCCTGGCCGAGGCCGAGGCCCGTACGCTCCTCGCCGAATACCTCAGGCTGACCGAGAGCTCGCCGACCGGCGCACGGGACCGGGAGCGGATGACCGCCTCGATCGAGCTGGTGCTGCGCCTGGAGCAGGAACACACCGCACTCCTCGGCGAGCTGGCCGACTGGCACGACGGACTGTCCCTGGATGCCAAGGTCGGGCGGATCGTGGCCCGGCACGCGCCGTACGCGGGCCGCCAGCATCGCAGTGTCCGTCTCGGCGACCGGAAGCTGTCGGAGTGGCTCGACGACGAGAACATGGATCTGGCGGCCTTCGTCGGCCAGTTCCGCGAGGCCAGGCAGATGAAGCCCGCCCGCGAGGGCGTGTGCCGGTTCCTGCGGTCCATCAAGTTCGGCGGGCCGATGTTCGGCATCTTCGACGAGCACGAGGCGGCCGTGTTCACCCAGTGGGCGCAGGCCATCGCGGCGGGTGAGCCGGCGGACCTCGACTTCCGGCCGAACACCGCCGGCGACGGCCAGGCCCTGGCCTGGACCGAGGCGCTGCGCGACAGCGACCCGGACGACACGGTCCTCGCCGAGGCCCCGGCCGGCCTGGACGACCGGCAGCTGTTCCACCGCGTGGTCAACATCGAGCAGTTCCCCCACATCCTGGGGACCGCCCGGGACCGGGCCGAAGCCAACCTCGCCGACGCGGAACTGCTGTTCACCCATGGATCGGGCGGCACCCTCACCGATGCCGAGTACTTCGACTACACGCCCGAGGCGCTGATGGCGCGCGTCGACGCGATCTACTGGGACAAGCTGGTGGACCCGTACCAGCCCCTCACCGAGATCCCCGACCGGGACACCGTGATCTTCGAGCAGAGCACCTTCGCCCTCGGCAGCCTGATCGACGGCACCTGGGCCCAGCGCATCGGCAACCTCGGCCGCAACCACCGGCAGAGCGACCACATGCTGTTCTCCATCTACGCCGACGAGATGGGCCGCGGCGACCTCGACAAGAACCACATCACGCTCATCCACCAGGTGCTGGCCAGCATGGACATCCACCTGCCGCACATCCGCCAGGACGAGTTCCTGGAGCAGGGCGATCTACCGGACGGGCTCTACGGGTTCTCCATCCACCAGGTGTGCCTGGCGCTCTTCCCCGACACCCTCTACAACGAGATCCTCGGCTACAACCTGGGCATCGAGATGTTCGGGCTCGGAGCGATGCGGCTCCACGAGATACAGAAGCTGCGCCGCCACAACCTCGACGCGGGCTACGAGCAGGCACACCTGTCGATCGACAATTTCTCCGCCGGGCACGCCCGGCAGTCGGCCGACATCATCGTCTCCTACCTCGACGGCATCCGGCGCAACTCCGGTGAGGAGGCCGTCCAGCGGGAGTGGCGCCGCATCTGGCGCGGCTACGCCTCCTTCGCCTACTTCGTCGAGCACAAGCTGGTCGCTCAGGTCAGTGCCGGGCAACCGGCCGCCACTCCCGCCGAGGAAGATGCCGGCCTGCTCATCTGA
- a CDS encoding thioesterase II family protein, whose translation MSSSPWFMCDGTESEPGPAARVYCFPHAGGNPRSFLGWQSDLAGVAEIAGLCPPGRGNRYREPALTDVAELADAVAHEISATADRPFVLFGHSFGAVLAFEVARRIGHLPDFRHLVASGCSAPSLLPTRRVVEAARLEGREFTEAVGFFGGLPPEVMADESLQELLLPNLRADFRMVAGYAYRPAAPLSVPVTLINGTDDPHISEAGLQPWERECLRPPARHRAEGGHFYFDGRSRTVTDILRSLLPAAPGAGQPGDWHVELI comes from the coding sequence GTGAGCTCTTCCCCCTGGTTCATGTGTGACGGGACGGAATCCGAGCCGGGGCCCGCCGCACGTGTCTACTGCTTCCCGCACGCGGGCGGTAACCCGCGCTCCTTCCTCGGCTGGCAGTCGGACCTGGCGGGCGTGGCCGAGATCGCCGGGCTCTGCCCGCCGGGACGCGGCAACCGCTACCGGGAGCCCGCACTCACCGATGTCGCGGAACTCGCCGACGCGGTGGCGCACGAGATCTCCGCCACCGCCGACCGCCCCTTCGTCCTCTTCGGACACAGCTTCGGCGCGGTGCTCGCTTTCGAGGTCGCACGACGCATCGGTCACCTGCCGGACTTCCGCCACCTGGTCGCCTCCGGCTGCTCCGCCCCCTCCCTGCTGCCCACCCGGCGGGTCGTGGAGGCCGCCCGGCTGGAAGGCCGGGAGTTCACGGAGGCCGTGGGCTTCTTCGGCGGACTGCCGCCGGAGGTCATGGCCGACGAATCCCTGCAGGAGCTGCTCCTGCCGAACCTGCGCGCCGACTTCCGCATGGTCGCCGGGTACGCGTACCGGCCGGCCGCACCCCTGTCCGTACCGGTGACCTTGATCAACGGTACGGACGACCCGCACATCAGCGAGGCCGGGCTGCAGCCCTGGGAACGGGAATGCCTCCGGCCGCCGGCCCGGCACCGGGCCGAGGGCGGCCACTTCTACTTCGACGGCCGCTCCCGGACCGTCACCGACATCCTGCGGTCGCTCCTGCCCGCAGCGCCCGGAGCCGGGCAGCCTGGCGACTGGCACGTCGAACTCATCTGA
- a CDS encoding ATP-grasp domain-containing protein, whose product MTTATDPEPAVEAGSEAAPEAFVLTGAFWVVCRNPRYLAELAARGLKILLITPAGYREAAEAARKDPEHPASLLDGIAFVDGSLDQEGSFLPGFIARARVWRQQYTIVGAYAVGETLVEPTGLLGDALGLRGPGLRATRACRSKYLQRWYLDEFSPASLVIPPGEREDTALDGLPYPVVAKPATRHSSSGVVTVADAAELRAELAGYPEYETLLVEQKIEGHEYSVESLVQGGEIVFASVTSKETTESDARSFVELSHSVPSARPGVDDGLLDANRRLLQTLGFRDGIAHAEWRTGVDGRPYLMEVAARTPGDGLLALYHLATGRPLEPEIVKIALGEPADYPAPRRWTRQVYLDHTPGTLENVSVDWPGITPVWVGEGGIWPEITPGAAGEPAALRAVLVLKEKGAELTPLASSDDRAVTFLIDAPSAGELDDLERRVRAAVTLTVGTVDGHGL is encoded by the coding sequence ATGACCACCGCAACTGACCCCGAACCCGCTGTGGAGGCCGGTTCCGAGGCCGCGCCCGAGGCCTTCGTCCTCACCGGTGCCTTCTGGGTCGTGTGCCGTAACCCCCGCTACCTGGCGGAGCTTGCCGCGCGGGGCCTGAAGATCCTGCTCATCACTCCGGCGGGCTACCGTGAGGCCGCGGAAGCCGCCCGCAAGGACCCGGAGCACCCGGCGTCCCTCCTCGACGGCATCGCCTTCGTGGACGGCTCCCTCGACCAGGAGGGATCGTTCCTGCCGGGGTTCATCGCCCGCGCCCGCGTCTGGAGGCAGCAGTACACGATCGTCGGGGCGTACGCGGTCGGCGAGACACTGGTGGAGCCGACCGGCCTGCTGGGCGACGCGCTCGGCCTGCGGGGCCCAGGACTGCGGGCGACCCGCGCCTGCCGCAGCAAGTACCTGCAGCGCTGGTACCTGGACGAGTTCAGCCCTGCCTCCCTGGTGATCCCGCCGGGGGAGCGCGAGGACACCGCCCTCGACGGGCTGCCGTACCCGGTGGTGGCCAAGCCCGCCACCCGCCACTCCAGTTCGGGTGTGGTGACCGTCGCGGACGCGGCGGAGCTGCGGGCCGAGCTGGCCGGCTACCCCGAGTACGAGACCCTGCTGGTCGAGCAGAAGATCGAGGGCCACGAGTACTCGGTCGAGAGCCTGGTGCAGGGCGGCGAGATCGTCTTCGCCTCGGTCACGAGCAAGGAGACCACCGAGTCGGACGCCCGCTCCTTCGTGGAACTGTCCCACTCGGTCCCGAGCGCCCGCCCCGGCGTGGACGACGGACTGCTGGACGCCAACCGGCGGTTGCTGCAGACCCTCGGCTTCCGTGACGGCATCGCCCACGCCGAGTGGCGGACGGGCGTGGACGGGCGGCCTTACCTGATGGAGGTCGCCGCCCGGACGCCGGGTGACGGTCTGCTCGCGCTGTACCACCTGGCCACCGGCCGGCCCCTGGAGCCCGAGATCGTCAAGATCGCGCTGGGCGAGCCCGCCGACTACCCGGCGCCGCGCCGCTGGACCCGCCAGGTCTACCTGGACCACACACCCGGCACCCTGGAGAACGTCTCCGTCGACTGGCCGGGGATCACCCCCGTCTGGGTCGGCGAGGGCGGGATCTGGCCGGAGATCACCCCGGGCGCCGCCGGCGAGCCGGCCGCGCTGCGCGCGGTACTGGTGCTGAAGGAGAAGGGGGCCGAGCTGACCCCGCTGGCCAGCTCCGACGACCGGGCGGTCACCTTCCTCATCGACGCCCCCTCCGCCGGAGAGCTGGACGACCTGGAGCGCCGGGTCCGCGCCGCGGTGACGCTGACCGTGGGGACGGTGGACGGACATGGCCTCTGA
- a CDS encoding acyl-CoA dehydrogenase family protein produces the protein MELTSAFDQEVLALPFYDDGHRRLANAIGTWCDGRAPLWKEVRRQDPEKAGRRLVRELGEDGWLSFLDPRTAPGGLPGDFRSICLMREALAYAEDLADFSFSIQALAATPIIRYGSEEQKENYLSRMAEGSLIGAFAVSEREAGSDIASVGLQAERDEDGGYVLNGQKAWIANAGIADVYVVIARTGEGPGPLGLTAFLVPAGSRGLQVHERLDAVAPRAFAHLSFENCRVPREAVLGKPGRGFVIAMDLLERFRMTVGAAALGFARRAADTALAHARTRRIGNEKLVDLQLTKASLAEMDVRLNAAALLVARAGWEADHGSRRFARHSSIAKLYATEEAQHVVDSAVQLLGAAGVVADSVTERLYRQIRSLRIYEGTSEVMRLTIAGTLDARRAALPARYL, from the coding sequence TTGGAACTCACCAGCGCCTTCGACCAGGAAGTCCTGGCCCTCCCCTTCTACGACGACGGGCACCGCCGCCTCGCGAACGCCATCGGCACCTGGTGCGACGGCCGCGCCCCCCTGTGGAAGGAGGTCCGCCGGCAGGACCCGGAGAAGGCCGGACGGCGTCTGGTACGGGAGCTCGGCGAGGACGGCTGGCTCTCCTTCCTGGACCCTCGGACCGCGCCCGGCGGCCTCCCCGGTGACTTTCGCAGCATCTGCCTGATGCGTGAAGCGCTCGCCTACGCCGAGGACCTGGCCGACTTCTCCTTCTCCATCCAGGCCCTCGCCGCCACGCCGATCATCCGGTACGGCAGCGAGGAGCAGAAGGAGAACTACCTGTCACGGATGGCCGAGGGTTCGCTGATCGGCGCGTTCGCGGTCTCCGAGCGCGAGGCGGGTTCGGACATCGCCTCGGTCGGACTGCAGGCCGAGCGCGACGAGGACGGCGGCTACGTCCTGAACGGGCAGAAGGCGTGGATCGCCAACGCCGGGATCGCGGACGTGTACGTCGTCATCGCCCGCACCGGCGAGGGCCCCGGCCCGCTGGGGCTCACCGCGTTCCTCGTCCCTGCCGGCTCCCGCGGCCTACAGGTCCACGAACGCCTGGACGCGGTCGCCCCGCGCGCCTTCGCCCATCTCTCCTTCGAGAACTGCCGGGTGCCCCGGGAGGCTGTACTGGGCAAGCCGGGCAGGGGTTTCGTCATCGCCATGGACCTGCTGGAGCGGTTCCGGATGACGGTCGGCGCCGCGGCGCTCGGGTTCGCCCGCCGGGCCGCCGACACGGCGCTGGCCCACGCCCGCACCCGCCGGATCGGCAACGAGAAACTGGTCGACCTCCAGCTGACCAAGGCGTCCCTGGCCGAGATGGACGTCCGGCTCAACGCGGCCGCCCTGCTGGTGGCGCGGGCAGGCTGGGAGGCCGACCACGGCAGCAGGCGCTTCGCCCGGCATTCGAGCATCGCCAAGCTGTACGCCACCGAGGAAGCCCAGCACGTCGTCGACTCCGCCGTGCAGTTGCTCGGCGCGGCGGGTGTGGTCGCGGACAGCGTCACCGAGCGCCTGTACCGGCAGATCCGTTCCCTGCGGATATACGAGGGCACCTCGGAGGTCATGCGGCTGACGATCGCGGGCACCCTCGACGCCCGGCGCGCCGCGCTCCCCGCCCGCTATCTCTGA
- a CDS encoding saccharopine dehydrogenase family protein: MPADRISPAPVPASGTVHWIGTGLSTGRSGLGLLCAQADRVVLWDRTAERAADRLAALDLTGRAGVRALTDGALEAEVGAGDVIVSMLPAAEHPRLLRLAIDRRAHFACTSYVSEEIAELAERAAEVGVVVLTEAGLDPGIDHLMAHLLVSRAREAIGDTAESVDFTSYCGGIPAVPNEFRYRFSWAPYGVLAALGSAARHIAGGVESTAQRPWEATAAYRLGAEDFEVYPNRDSVPFVSQYAIPEGWRLRTFVRGTLRNAGWRDAWEPVFRVVGSGDQIEVRRLAKELAERHPTTEADRDRVVLSVALDVRASDGKRWQGSYLMDLTGERSESAMARAVSLPVAYGVTRLLAGALPPGLHRAGQSGEEAAPWMAFLDSNGLGSAFAETVPTPRGADA, from the coding sequence ATGCCCGCTGACCGGATATCGCCTGCCCCGGTGCCCGCGAGCGGCACCGTCCACTGGATAGGCACCGGCCTCTCGACCGGCCGCAGCGGCCTCGGGCTGCTGTGCGCACAGGCCGACCGGGTCGTGCTGTGGGACCGTACGGCCGAGCGCGCCGCCGACCGGCTCGCCGCCCTGGACCTGACCGGCCGCGCCGGGGTACGGGCCCTGACGGACGGGGCCCTGGAAGCCGAGGTGGGTGCCGGGGACGTGATCGTGTCGATGCTGCCCGCCGCCGAACACCCGCGGCTGCTGCGCCTCGCCATCGACCGCCGGGCCCACTTCGCCTGCACGAGCTATGTCTCCGAGGAGATCGCCGAGCTCGCGGAGCGTGCCGCCGAGGTAGGCGTCGTGGTGCTGACCGAGGCCGGACTCGACCCGGGAATCGACCACCTGATGGCCCATCTGCTGGTCTCAAGAGCCCGTGAGGCGATCGGGGACACCGCCGAGTCGGTCGACTTCACTTCCTACTGCGGCGGCATCCCGGCCGTTCCCAACGAGTTCCGCTACCGCTTCAGCTGGGCGCCGTACGGCGTACTCGCGGCTCTTGGCTCCGCCGCGCGCCATATCGCCGGGGGCGTCGAGAGCACCGCCCAGCGCCCGTGGGAGGCCACCGCGGCCTACCGCCTGGGCGCCGAGGACTTCGAGGTCTACCCCAACCGCGACAGCGTGCCCTTCGTGTCCCAGTACGCAATCCCCGAAGGCTGGCGTCTGCGTACCTTCGTCCGCGGCACCCTGCGCAACGCCGGCTGGCGCGACGCCTGGGAACCGGTCTTCCGCGTGGTGGGCTCCGGTGACCAGATAGAGGTCCGCCGGCTCGCGAAGGAGCTGGCCGAACGCCACCCGACCACCGAGGCCGACCGCGACCGCGTGGTGCTGTCCGTCGCGCTGGACGTGCGCGCCTCGGACGGGAAGCGCTGGCAGGGCTCGTACCTGATGGACCTGACGGGCGAGCGGTCGGAGAGCGCGATGGCCCGCGCCGTGTCGCTGCCGGTCGCCTACGGAGTCACCCGGCTGCTGGCGGGGGCGCTGCCCCCCGGTCTGCACCGCGCCGGCCAGTCCGGCGAGGAGGCCGCCCCCTGGATGGCGTTCCTGGACTCCAACGGCCTGGGCAGCGCGTTCGCCGAAACCGTCCCCACCCCTCGAGGAGCCGACGCATGA
- a CDS encoding isocitrate lyase/PEP mutase family protein, with protein sequence MNLPVAPSADPVDQRARALAFRRLHQGTEPFVVPNPWDAGTARLLTGLGFAALATTGAGLAYRLGRPDGTNLVGRLEILANAAEIVAATHLPVSADLESGFGDTPRDVAETIRLAAAAGLVGGSIEDSTGRADDPVRPLEEAVERVAAAVAAARELDFPFTVTARAENFFQGRSDLADTIRRLRAYEAAGADVLYAPGLPDAEAVRAVCAAVRRPVNVLMGSPALPLSVAELGELGARRISVGSALARAALGSVVRAAEEIRTHGTFGFGADALPYPEANAMMTPAPSAGQESDSAR encoded by the coding sequence GTGAACCTGCCCGTTGCCCCTTCCGCAGACCCCGTCGATCAGCGCGCCCGTGCCCTCGCCTTCCGCCGGCTCCACCAGGGCACCGAGCCCTTCGTCGTCCCCAACCCGTGGGACGCGGGAACCGCGCGGCTGCTGACCGGACTCGGCTTCGCCGCGCTCGCCACCACCGGTGCGGGGCTCGCCTACCGCCTCGGCCGGCCGGACGGCACGAACCTGGTGGGCAGGCTTGAGATCCTCGCGAACGCCGCGGAGATCGTGGCAGCGACGCATCTGCCGGTCTCCGCCGACCTGGAGAGCGGTTTCGGGGACACCCCGCGGGACGTGGCCGAGACCATTCGGCTCGCCGCCGCAGCGGGCCTGGTCGGAGGCTCGATCGAGGACTCCACGGGCCGGGCCGACGACCCCGTACGTCCCCTGGAGGAAGCCGTGGAACGCGTGGCCGCGGCTGTCGCCGCCGCCCGGGAGCTCGACTTCCCCTTCACCGTGACGGCCCGCGCCGAGAACTTCTTCCAGGGCCGGTCCGACCTGGCGGACACCATCCGCCGACTGCGGGCGTACGAGGCCGCGGGCGCCGATGTCCTCTACGCGCCGGGCCTCCCGGATGCGGAGGCGGTGCGCGCGGTGTGTGCCGCCGTCCGGCGCCCGGTCAACGTCCTGATGGGTTCGCCCGCCCTGCCGCTGTCCGTGGCGGAGCTCGGCGAACTCGGCGCACGACGGATCAGCGTCGGCTCGGCGCTGGCCCGGGCGGCGCTCGGTTCGGTCGTCCGCGCCGCCGAGGAGATCCGTACCCACGGGACCTTCGGCTTCGGGGCGGACGCCCTTCCCTACCCCGAAGCCAACGCGATGATGACACCGGCCCCGTCGGCCGGGCAGGAGAGTGACTCCGCACGGTGA
- a CDS encoding saccharopine dehydrogenase, with translation MSNNPHLWMRAESRPSERRAPLVPEDAARLVAQGVEITVEESAQRAFPLDDYLAAGCHAAPAGSWTDAPGGAHVLGLKELPDGPAELTHRHIYFGHAYKGQTGASELLARFTAGGGSLLDLEYLTDDTGRRLAAFGYWAGYVGAALAVLHRRGRLRTPLTPTGLDALNALLNEPGENGSALVIGALGRSGRGACDALAKAGLTPTRWDIAETATLDRAALLDHDILVNTVLMNRPTPPFLTHADLDGPRRLSVVSDVTCDVTSACNVLPVYTELTDWDRPVRRLREGDRPADLIAIDNLPSLLPVEASRAFSAELWPLLANLGGTDPVWARCLGVFETAVAGTGTSDDDDSQAPEGKEYADAR, from the coding sequence ATGTCGAATAATCCGCACCTTTGGATGCGGGCGGAATCCCGGCCGAGCGAGCGCCGCGCGCCCCTCGTCCCCGAGGATGCCGCGCGCCTGGTGGCCCAGGGCGTCGAGATCACCGTGGAGGAGTCGGCGCAGCGCGCCTTCCCCCTCGACGACTACCTCGCCGCAGGCTGCCACGCAGCCCCGGCGGGCAGCTGGACCGATGCGCCTGGCGGTGCCCACGTCCTGGGCCTCAAGGAGCTCCCTGACGGCCCCGCGGAACTGACCCACCGTCACATCTACTTCGGCCACGCCTACAAGGGACAGACCGGCGCGAGCGAGTTGCTCGCCCGGTTCACGGCGGGCGGCGGCTCGCTCCTCGACCTGGAGTACCTGACCGACGACACCGGCCGGCGGCTGGCGGCCTTCGGCTACTGGGCGGGCTACGTCGGAGCGGCGCTGGCCGTACTGCACCGGCGCGGGCGGCTGCGGACCCCGCTGACCCCGACCGGCCTTGACGCGCTGAACGCCCTGCTGAACGAGCCCGGTGAGAACGGGAGCGCGCTGGTGATCGGCGCCCTCGGCCGCAGCGGCCGCGGCGCGTGCGACGCCCTGGCCAAGGCCGGACTCACCCCCACCCGGTGGGACATCGCGGAGACGGCCACGCTGGACCGCGCGGCCCTGCTCGACCACGACATCCTCGTCAACACCGTCCTGATGAACCGGCCCACGCCGCCGTTCCTGACCCACGCGGACCTCGACGGCCCCCGGCGCCTCTCCGTGGTATCGGACGTCACCTGTGACGTGACCTCGGCGTGCAACGTCCTGCCGGTCTACACCGAACTCACCGACTGGGACCGGCCGGTACGCCGCCTGCGCGAAGGCGACCGGCCGGCCGACCTCATCGCCATCGACAATCTGCCCTCGCTGCTTCCGGTGGAGGCCAGCCGCGCCTTCTCGGCGGAGCTGTGGCCCCTCCTGGCGAACCTGGGCGGGACGGATCCGGTCTGGGCGCGCTGCCTGGGCGTGTTCGAGACCGCCGTCGCCGGGACCGGGACCTCGGACGACGACGACAGCCAGGCCCCTGAAGGCAAGGAGTACGCCGATGCCCGCTGA